The following proteins come from a genomic window of Bernardetia sp. ABR2-2B:
- a CDS encoding toprim domain-containing protein, translating to MYRNNNDKDTQKVWKNQKFYTSKEATAAAPTAAQKYNKTAQFFEKVNDFLDSDPKRLEQWSVLNILQNNSRIQNFNDNDISFYFNKSRGFWQVKDHRTGDTFSPLEYANNFLNFNGNLNDFVGKFCLNIGTLDDFLSDITVSKESVLKRIKKAKEERKRKTASKKVNKIKKSSFHFQDFTETNKTYLLEKGNISETTAKKFLKSVDSIDLFWQNSHTSTPAHQNNKNVFAVEIVKNECYKVLDKDLKKVWYYPNLDTAKEKIDKDYIYSFGLNELRPAEPAFLVGGEMDCLALIQAGYNAFTLGTESKTLPAYIQDILRSKGITEITICYDTDFTGVSNGFALSKEVYQNINFRLVTLPKLTVQTHKFDKKKKKFINAFTKEETSTPPAAVTEKPVHNDICDYISLYRFDFDLMKVLTKNWNVVKIGRYIGNTLTNNPIVLEAITSQKTIQFNSEMNTGKSTAIVELAKFLHFFLNKKIIFCTQRNILAISEAAKHKKPVFISDTFEEEAAKLESDIDNNDILYCNANNLKKLVNLCKSLNIDFHIVIDEPQLLSKDTSIINRHKVLNEVFKIIETEKTILITGTKKEMVYDNQVVNFDFISTKKQEEIETTVIVEPSQNKRLQIAIDLLLEHHKNNKKALLMVDSMEVIRTIERRLKMENTGAYIIASKKLHKKEKEFLAELNTPAENKEVGSFSFKDYQQYPFIIGTNLISTGYSVFTDKPATIINFDNSNGTAFDESTSLQLRKRIRNNDTSLKDNFKVDYIVITSSLNQIKDSKDLVKINKEEIIEKAKRCMNFCNEENNRSESKFTKDLFYFEHLKNAFLYWNEENKSFEVNYALIQEQIEKVSLKNGSPLVHKPKKIIYPVNEIEEIEEKTEEAKEEIKEEKQDDSKYIAFLYLYHFHFLCKCVNEETKDSRLKKETKFYVETTAENEEVENELAKTGLNPNQLVMAEKLLEKHFNLLYKVFENTEKVKAVLVCIDKKTNEPKLTATNTYKKELIKFELDYLFSIKNPNRYHKKDIELKAKQVKELEKKLLLPIQLDTLVQAYNSDKEIHKQKSKLELNTFIEYFFEVGNPRIENKETGKMERHKTGTLKDEFKTLFKNFFAAKQKEKEEANKSKDDFKALFKDV from the coding sequence ATGTACCGTAATAACAACGACAAAGATACGCAAAAGGTTTGGAAAAACCAAAAATTTTACACTTCAAAAGAAGCGACAGCAGCAGCTCCCACAGCAGCGCAAAAGTACAACAAGACAGCACAATTTTTTGAGAAAGTTAATGACTTCTTAGATAGCGACCCCAAACGCCTCGAGCAATGGTCTGTACTAAATATTTTGCAAAACAACAGCAGAATACAGAATTTTAATGATAATGATATTTCTTTCTACTTCAATAAAAGCCGTGGGTTTTGGCAAGTGAAAGACCACCGTACAGGGGACACTTTCAGTCCTTTAGAGTATGCAAATAATTTTCTTAACTTTAATGGTAATCTAAATGACTTTGTAGGTAAGTTTTGCCTTAATATAGGAACTTTAGATGATTTTCTAAGTGATATTACAGTTTCTAAAGAAAGTGTCTTAAAACGCATAAAAAAGGCTAAAGAAGAAAGAAAGAGAAAAACAGCAAGTAAGAAAGTAAATAAAATCAAAAAAAGCAGCTTTCACTTTCAAGACTTTACAGAAACCAACAAAACATATTTATTAGAAAAAGGGAACATTTCAGAAACGACAGCAAAGAAGTTTTTGAAGAGTGTAGATAGTATTGATTTGTTTTGGCAGAACTCCCACACCAGCACACCAGCACACCAAAATAATAAAAATGTTTTTGCAGTAGAAATAGTAAAAAATGAGTGTTATAAGGTCTTAGACAAAGATTTGAAAAAGGTTTGGTACTATCCAAACTTAGATACTGCAAAGGAAAAGATAGATAAAGATTATATTTACTCGTTTGGATTGAATGAGTTAAGACCAGCAGAACCAGCTTTTTTAGTTGGTGGCGAAATGGATTGTTTGGCATTGATACAGGCTGGTTATAATGCTTTCACTTTAGGCACGGAATCAAAAACACTACCAGCATACATACAGGATATTCTAAGAAGTAAAGGCATTACAGAAATTACAATCTGTTACGATACGGACTTTACAGGTGTAAGCAATGGTTTTGCCTTATCTAAAGAAGTGTATCAAAATATTAATTTTAGGCTGGTTACGCTGCCAAAACTGACAGTACAAACGCATAAATTTGATAAGAAGAAAAAGAAATTTATAAATGCTTTCACTAAAGAAGAAACCAGCACACCACCAGCAGCAGTAACTGAAAAGCCTGTACACAATGATATTTGTGATTATATTTCGCTTTATCGTTTTGATTTTGATTTAATGAAGGTATTAACAAAGAATTGGAATGTTGTAAAAATAGGTAGGTATATTGGTAATACGCTTACTAACAATCCTATTGTTTTGGAAGCAATAACAAGCCAAAAAACCATTCAGTTTAATTCAGAAATGAATACAGGGAAAAGTACGGCTATTGTAGAACTCGCTAAATTTTTACATTTCTTCTTAAATAAGAAAATCATTTTTTGTACACAAAGAAACATCTTAGCAATTTCAGAAGCTGCCAAACATAAAAAGCCTGTTTTTATTAGCGATACTTTTGAAGAAGAAGCTGCAAAATTAGAAAGTGATATTGATAATAATGATATTCTTTACTGTAATGCAAACAACCTCAAAAAGCTGGTAAACCTTTGTAAATCATTAAATATTGATTTTCATATTGTTATCGACGAACCTCAATTACTTTCAAAAGACACCTCGATAATAAATAGACATAAAGTATTAAATGAAGTATTCAAAATCATTGAAACCGAAAAAACGATACTCATTACTGGTACAAAAAAAGAGATGGTTTATGATAATCAAGTAGTAAATTTTGATTTTATTTCTACTAAGAAACAAGAAGAGATTGAAACAACTGTAATTGTAGAGCCGTCGCAAAACAAACGCTTACAAATTGCTATTGATTTACTACTAGAACACCATAAAAACAATAAGAAAGCCCTTTTGATGGTAGATAGTATGGAAGTGATAAGAACCATTGAAAGACGTTTAAAGATGGAAAATACAGGTGCTTATATCATTGCATCAAAAAAATTACATAAAAAGGAAAAGGAATTTTTAGCAGAACTAAACACACCAGCCGAAAATAAAGAAGTTGGTAGTTTCTCATTCAAAGACTACCAGCAGTACCCTTTTATTATAGGAACTAACTTAATTAGTACAGGGTATAGCGTTTTTACTGACAAACCAGCAACTATTATAAATTTTGATAATAGTAATGGTACAGCTTTCGACGAATCTACCAGCTTACAATTAAGAAAACGCATAAGAAACAATGATACTAGCTTAAAAGATAACTTCAAAGTAGATTATATAGTAATTACTTCTTCATTGAATCAAATCAAGGACAGTAAGGATTTAGTCAAGATTAACAAAGAAGAGATTATCGAAAAGGCTAAAAGATGTATGAATTTTTGTAATGAAGAAAATAACAGAAGTGAATCAAAATTTACAAAAGACCTTTTCTATTTTGAACACCTTAAAAATGCGTTTCTTTATTGGAATGAAGAAAATAAGAGTTTTGAGGTTAATTACGCACTTATACAGGAGCAAATAGAGAAAGTTAGCTTAAAAAATGGCAGTCCTTTAGTACATAAACCTAAAAAAATAATCTATCCTGTTAATGAGATAGAAGAGATAGAAGAGAAAACTGAAGAAGCGAAAGAAGAAATAAAAGAAGAAAAACAAGACGATAGTAAATATATAGCTTTCTTATATTTATATCATTTTCATTTTTTATGTAAGTGTGTGAATGAAGAAACAAAAGACAGCAGACTAAAAAAAGAAACCAAATTTTATGTAGAAACGACAGCAGAAAATGAAGAAGTAGAAAACGAACTTGCCAAAACTGGTCTTAATCCTAATCAGTTGGTTATGGCAGAAAAATTACTTGAAAAGCATTTTAATCTATTGTACAAAGTATTTGAGAATACTGAAAAAGTGAAAGCCGTTTTAGTCTGTATTGATAAGAAAACAAACGAGCCAAAACTGACAGCTACAAATACATATAAGAAAGAGTTAATCAAATTTGAATTAGACTATCTATTCTCTATTAAAAACCCTAATAGATATCATAAAAAGGATATTGAATTAAAAGCAAAACAAGTAAAGGAACTTGAAAAGAAGTTATTACTGCCTATTCAATTAGATACGCTGGTACAGGCTTATAATAGTGATAAAGAGATACACAAACAAAAGAGTAAGTTAGAATTAAATACCTTCATTGAATACTTTTTTGAAGTCGGAAACCCACGCATCGAAAACAAAGAAACTGGTAAAATGGAAAGACACAAAACTGGTACATTGAAAGACGAATTTAAAACACTCTTCAAAAACTTCTTTGCTGCCAAACAAAAAGAGAAAGAAGAAGCTAATAAATCAAAAGACGATTTTAAGGCACTATTTAAGGACGTGTAA